In Sporichthya polymorpha DSM 43042, a genomic segment contains:
- a CDS encoding aspartate-semialdehyde dehydrogenase yields MSPARNEKPTLAVVGATGAVGTVMLDLLSTREDVWGEIRLVASARSAGKKLVVRGEEVEVVALSPECFDGVDVAMFDVPDEISKEWAPIAVERGAIAVDNSGAFRMDSDVPLVVPEVNPAAARRRPRGIISNPNCTTLSMIVAMGALHAEYNLQALVVASYQAASGAGQPGIDALREQISKVAGSDTLGTQPGDVRRAIGEFGPFPAPLALNVVPWAGSLKEDGWSSEELKVRNESRKILGLPDLRVSATCVRVPVITTHSLAVHATFEREVTVDRAQAILRDAPGVVLVDDPANGEFPTPADVVGTDPTWVGRVRRAMDDPNSLDLFLCGDNLRKGAALNTAQIAELLAEELAEG; encoded by the coding sequence ATGAGTCCCGCCCGCAACGAAAAGCCCACCCTCGCCGTCGTCGGCGCCACCGGCGCCGTCGGCACGGTGATGCTCGACCTGCTGTCCACGCGTGAGGACGTGTGGGGCGAGATCCGCCTGGTTGCCTCGGCGCGCTCGGCGGGCAAGAAGCTCGTCGTCCGCGGCGAGGAGGTCGAGGTCGTGGCGCTCTCGCCGGAGTGCTTCGACGGCGTCGACGTCGCGATGTTCGACGTGCCGGACGAGATCAGCAAGGAGTGGGCGCCGATCGCCGTCGAGCGCGGCGCGATCGCGGTCGACAACTCCGGCGCGTTCCGCATGGACTCCGACGTCCCGCTGGTCGTGCCCGAGGTCAACCCGGCCGCCGCCCGGCGCCGGCCGCGGGGGATCATCTCGAACCCGAACTGCACGACGCTGTCGATGATCGTCGCGATGGGCGCGCTGCACGCGGAGTACAACCTGCAGGCGCTCGTGGTCGCCTCGTACCAGGCCGCCTCTGGGGCCGGCCAACCCGGCATCGACGCCCTGCGCGAGCAGATCTCCAAGGTCGCCGGCTCGGACACGCTCGGCACCCAGCCCGGGGACGTCCGCCGCGCGATCGGTGAGTTCGGGCCGTTCCCGGCGCCGCTGGCGCTCAACGTCGTGCCGTGGGCCGGCTCGCTCAAGGAGGACGGCTGGTCCTCCGAGGAGCTGAAGGTCCGCAACGAGTCGCGCAAGATCCTCGGCCTGCCCGACCTGCGGGTCTCCGCGACCTGCGTCCGCGTCCCGGTCATCACGACCCACTCGCTCGCCGTCCACGCGACGTTCGAGCGGGAGGTCACCGTCGACCGCGCCCAGGCGATCCTGCGCGACGCCCCGGGCGTCGTCCTCGTCGACGACCCCGCCAACGGCGAGTTCCCCACCCCGGCCGACGTCGTCGGCACCGACCCCACCTGGGTCGGCCGGGTCCGCCGCGCCATGGACGACCCGAACTCCCTCGACCTGTTCCTCTGCGGCGACAACCTCCGCAAGGGCGCGGCCCTGAACACCGCCCAGATCGCCGAGCTCCTCGCCGAGGAACTCGCCGAAGGCTGA
- a CDS encoding aspartate kinase, with the protein MGLVVQKYGGSSVADAESVKRVAKRIVETKQAGNDVVVVVSAMGDTTDDLIDLAKEVSPIPPARELDMLLTAGERISMAVLAMAIANLGHEARSFTGSQAGVITDAEHGKARIIDVTPGRISTALADGAIAIVAGFQGVSQSTKDITTLGRGGSDTTAVALAAALQADVCEIYTDVDGVFSADPRIVPAARRLPVVAYEEMLEMAASGAKVLHLRCVEYARRFNLPIHVRSSFSHREGTWVVNREGNDMEDPIIAGVAHDRSEAKVTVVGVPDKPGQAAAIFSTVAGAGINIDMIVQNVSGASTGRTDISFTAPRSDGAKAVQALETIKDQIGFESLRYDDQIGKISLVGAGMRSHPGVSAKLFACLAEAGVNIEMISTSEIRISVVVREDDVNTAVAAAHTAFDLDAADGEAVVYGGTGR; encoded by the coding sequence GTGGGTCTCGTCGTGCAGAAGTACGGCGGCTCCTCCGTCGCCGACGCGGAGTCGGTGAAGCGGGTCGCGAAGCGCATCGTCGAGACCAAGCAGGCGGGCAACGACGTCGTCGTGGTCGTGTCGGCGATGGGCGACACCACCGACGACCTGATCGACCTCGCCAAGGAGGTCTCGCCGATCCCGCCCGCCCGTGAGCTCGACATGCTGCTCACCGCCGGCGAGCGGATCTCGATGGCCGTCCTCGCGATGGCGATCGCGAACCTCGGTCACGAGGCGCGCTCGTTCACCGGCAGTCAGGCCGGCGTCATCACCGACGCCGAGCACGGCAAGGCGCGGATCATCGACGTCACGCCCGGGCGCATCTCCACCGCGTTGGCCGACGGCGCGATCGCGATCGTCGCCGGCTTCCAGGGCGTCTCCCAGTCCACGAAGGACATCACCACGCTCGGCCGCGGCGGCTCGGACACCACCGCCGTCGCGCTGGCCGCGGCGCTGCAGGCCGACGTCTGCGAGATCTACACGGACGTGGACGGCGTCTTCAGCGCCGACCCCCGCATCGTCCCTGCCGCCCGGCGCCTCCCCGTGGTCGCGTACGAGGAGATGCTCGAGATGGCCGCCAGCGGCGCGAAGGTGCTGCACCTGCGCTGCGTCGAGTACGCGCGCCGCTTCAACCTGCCGATCCATGTCCGGTCCTCGTTCAGCCACCGCGAGGGCACCTGGGTCGTGAACCGAGAAGGGAACGACATGGAAGACCCGATCATCGCCGGCGTCGCGCACGATCGCAGCGAGGCCAAGGTGACGGTCGTCGGCGTGCCCGACAAGCCCGGCCAGGCCGCGGCGATCTTCTCGACCGTCGCCGGTGCCGGCATCAACATCGACATGATCGTCCAGAACGTCTCGGGCGCGTCCACGGGTCGGACCGACATCTCCTTCACGGCGCCCCGCTCGGACGGCGCGAAGGCGGTGCAGGCGCTGGAGACCATCAAGGACCAGATCGGCTTCGAGTCGCTGCGCTACGACGACCAGATCGGCAAGATCTCGCTCGTCGGCGCCGGCATGCGCTCGCACCCGGGCGTCTCGGCCAAGCTCTTCGCCTGCCTCGCCGAGGCCGGCGTCAACATCGAGATGATCTCCACCTCGGAGATCCGTATTTCGGTGGTCGTCCGCGAGGACGACGTGAACACTGCTGTGGCGGCTGCACACACCGCGTTCGACCTGGACGCCGCTGACGGCGAAGCCGTGGTTTACGGAGGAACCGGACGATGA
- a CDS encoding phosphatidylinositol-specific phospholipase C/glycerophosphodiester phosphodiesterase family protein: MIGMAVALVVAGGTMDTARAATAPAEPFEGFGPAGVVALTHGHSHNDYTRNRPLADALSRGFTSVEVDVVLVGGQLLVGHDLVEALVSGSTLRSAYLDPLADWVARNGGKVYAPGDPPLTLLVDIKSEAKSTWRALEGILTDYEAMLTRFTPEGVEPGAVTVLVSGNRPVELIAERSQRFTALDGRISDLDGTAPETLIPLISARWGALFSWSGKGRMPAADAARLRALVETAHSQGRRIRFYATPASTPGIRANVWRAELEAGVDLLNVDHLTEAQRFLMSASNDGPAADTGRSGAGHRLPAGGVSRTP, encoded by the coding sequence GTGATCGGTATGGCCGTGGCCCTCGTCGTCGCCGGCGGGACGATGGACACCGCCCGCGCGGCCACCGCGCCGGCTGAGCCGTTCGAGGGATTCGGACCGGCCGGTGTCGTTGCGCTCACGCACGGTCACTCCCACAACGACTACACGCGCAACCGGCCGCTCGCCGACGCTCTCTCCCGCGGGTTCACCTCCGTCGAGGTCGACGTCGTCCTCGTCGGCGGCCAACTGCTCGTCGGGCACGACCTCGTCGAGGCCCTGGTCAGCGGCTCGACGCTGCGCTCGGCGTACCTGGACCCGCTCGCCGACTGGGTCGCCCGCAACGGCGGCAAGGTCTACGCCCCCGGCGACCCGCCGCTCACCCTGCTCGTCGACATCAAGTCCGAGGCGAAGAGCACCTGGCGGGCCCTGGAGGGCATCCTCACCGACTACGAGGCGATGCTCACCCGCTTCACCCCGGAGGGGGTCGAGCCCGGCGCGGTCACCGTCCTCGTCTCCGGGAACCGGCCGGTCGAGCTGATCGCCGAACGGTCCCAGCGGTTCACCGCGCTGGACGGCCGCATCTCCGACCTCGACGGCACCGCGCCGGAGACCCTGATCCCGCTGATCAGCGCGCGCTGGGGCGCCCTGTTCTCCTGGTCCGGCAAGGGCCGCATGCCGGCGGCGGACGCCGCCCGCCTGCGCGCGCTGGTCGAGACCGCGCACTCCCAGGGCCGGCGGATCCGCTTCTACGCCACCCCCGCCTCGACGCCGGGGATCCGCGCGAACGTCTGGCGCGCCGAGCTGGAGGCGGGCGTGGACCTGCTCAACGTCGACCACCTCACCGAGGCGCAGCGCTTCCTGATGAGCGCGTCGAACGACGGACCCGCCGCGGACACGGGTCGGTCAGGGGCAGGACATAGGCTCCCGGCAGGAGGCGTCAGCCGGACGCCGTGA
- a CDS encoding YbaB/EbfC family nucleoid-associated protein codes for MTTGGMPDMGALLAQAAQMQQQILEVQARLAETKVTGSAGGGAVRATVTGSLELVGLDLDPSVVDPTDTETLADLIVAAVRDANRAAQEMQAQAMGPFAAAMGGMGGMVEGMGLDASSFGLGASGGLGGLPPGR; via the coding sequence ATGACCACCGGCGGCATGCCCGACATGGGTGCCCTGCTCGCGCAGGCAGCGCAGATGCAGCAGCAGATCCTCGAGGTCCAAGCGCGGCTGGCCGAGACCAAGGTGACCGGCAGCGCCGGCGGCGGGGCGGTGCGCGCCACCGTGACCGGCAGCCTGGAGCTCGTCGGGCTGGACCTCGACCCCTCCGTCGTCGACCCGACCGACACCGAGACGCTCGCCGACCTGATCGTGGCCGCGGTCCGCGACGCGAACCGCGCCGCTCAGGAGATGCAGGCCCAGGCGATGGGCCCGTTCGCCGCCGCGATGGGCGGGATGGGTGGCATGGTCGAGGGCATGGGCCTGGACGCGAGTTCCTTCGGCCTCGGGGCGAGCGGCGGGCTCGGCGGCCTGCCGCCGGGCCGGTAG
- the recR gene encoding recombination mediator RecR, translating to MYEGIVQDLIDELGRLPGVGPKSAQRIAFHLLAADPADVRRLVTAIGQVKERIQFCELCGNVTEDVRCRICRDPRRDPAVICVVEEAKDVVAIERTREFRGRYHVLGGAISPIEGVGPDDLRVRELMARLADGTVTEIILATDPNLEGEATATYLARLIKPMGLKVTRPASGLPVGGDLEYADEVTLGRAFEGRRLLDV from the coding sequence TTGTACGAAGGCATCGTCCAGGACCTCATCGACGAGCTCGGGCGCCTGCCCGGCGTCGGTCCGAAGAGTGCGCAGCGGATCGCGTTCCACCTGCTCGCCGCCGATCCCGCCGACGTGCGCCGCCTCGTCACGGCGATCGGGCAGGTCAAGGAGCGCATCCAGTTCTGCGAGCTGTGCGGCAACGTGACGGAGGACGTCCGCTGCCGGATCTGCCGCGATCCGCGGCGCGACCCCGCGGTGATCTGCGTGGTCGAGGAGGCCAAGGACGTCGTCGCGATCGAGCGGACCCGCGAGTTCCGCGGCCGGTACCACGTGCTCGGCGGCGCGATCAGCCCGATCGAGGGCGTGGGGCCGGACGACCTGCGCGTGCGCGAACTGATGGCGCGCCTCGCGGACGGGACCGTCACCGAGATCATCCTGGCCACCGACCCCAACCTCGAGGGCGAGGCGACTGCGACATATCTCGCGCGCCTGATCAAGCCGATGGGGTTGAAAGTGACCCGCCCGGCTAGTGGACTGCCCGTTGGTGGCGACCTGGAGTACGCCGACGAGGTGACCCTCGGGCGGGCGTTCGAAGGACGGCGACTGCTCGATGTGTGA
- a CDS encoding DUF5063 domain-containing protein, translated as MTEDPASFGTQIADQVESFLIALRECALAATPEEAVPMLHLATAQLLLAGGRLGTMEDIVLEEQFEPDAGADPDLDELRAALANLLEPIDEYAEVFDPYERHPELMICRMSDELAEVAASLLHGLQHYKAGRESEALWWWQYSYLNSWGVSASTVMRALHSVLAHDRLDTSTGDTALLQALDPAVTRI; from the coding sequence GTGACCGAGGACCCGGCGAGCTTCGGGACGCAGATCGCGGACCAGGTCGAGAGCTTCCTGATCGCGCTGCGCGAGTGCGCGCTGGCCGCGACGCCCGAGGAAGCCGTGCCGATGCTGCACCTGGCCACCGCGCAGCTCCTGCTCGCGGGCGGCCGGCTCGGCACGATGGAGGACATCGTGCTGGAGGAGCAGTTCGAGCCCGACGCCGGCGCCGACCCGGACCTCGACGAGCTCCGCGCCGCCCTCGCCAACCTTCTCGAGCCGATCGACGAGTACGCCGAGGTCTTCGACCCCTACGAGCGGCACCCCGAGCTGATGATCTGCCGGATGTCCGACGAGCTCGCCGAGGTCGCGGCCTCCCTGCTCCATGGGCTCCAGCACTACAAGGCCGGCCGCGAGTCCGAGGCCCTGTGGTGGTGGCAGTACTCGTACCTGAACTCCTGGGGCGTCTCCGCCTCCACCGTGATGCGCGCGCTCCACAGCGTCCTCGCCCACGACCGGCTCGACACCTCGACCGGCGACACCGCCCTGCTCCAGGCCCTCGACCCCGCGGTCACCCGGATCTAG